The Vicia villosa cultivar HV-30 ecotype Madison, WI linkage group LG1, Vvil1.0, whole genome shotgun sequence genome includes a region encoding these proteins:
- the LOC131621135 gene encoding uncharacterized protein LOC131621135, producing MILISKAFIFLLPMMVILSSTTYSHIQNSPQIIKSTTYLSEKFEVSPGDVIATNIYNIDFPNGHIGVKSFDVDLVDEQGNSVPLYETYIHHWFAVKFHVSKDKNKSHNYTDHTKPFEDPIFLRNDGFCNGGILPHIWGLGSETRGTSSKLPDPFAVELGNPANITKGWEEKWLFNIMVIDTRGTENRKSCSECRCDQFNLPENFYNTTYDIHGKPLSSKYIGGVFCCKNNFQCKLKKGFQAPRRKLALKYKITWVDWDKHQIPVKFYILDSTDRVIINGSETIHDCLTEYTIPENKSSDLAHVQKASIPMKKGGYLIYGTAHAHTGVVNATLYGQDGRTLCTSTPRYGTGIEAGNEEGYAVGMSGCYPKPGSIKINDGEIVTMESKYKNEFLTGAMGHMYFYLADRLPHTT from the exons ATGATATTGATCTCTAAAgcatttatatttttgttacCAATGATGGTGATATTGTCAAGTACAACTTACTCACACATACAAAATTCTCCACAAATTATCAAATCAACAACATATTTGTCAGAAAAGTTTGAAGTGAGCCCTGGAGATGTTATAgctacaaatatatacaatattgATTTTCCAAATGGTCATATTGGAGTCAAGAGCTTTGATGTTGATCTAGTTGATGAACAAGGGAATTCGGTTCCCTTGTATGAAACATACATCCATCATTGGTTTGCTGTAAAATTTCATGTGAGTAAGGATAAGAATAAATCACACAATTATACTGATCATACCAAACCTTTTGAGGATCCCATTTTCTTAAGAAATGATGGATTTTGCAATGGCGGTATACTTCCACATATATGGGGTTTGGGAAGTGAAACACGAGGAACAAGTTCAAAACTTCCAGATCCTTTTGCAGTTGAACTTGGAAACCCTGCTAATATTACAAAGGGTTGGGAAGAGAAATGGTTATTTAATATCATGGTCATTGATACACGTGGAACAGAAAATAGAAAAAGTTGTAGTGAATGTAGGTGTGATCAATTTAATCTCCCAGAGAATTTTTATAATACGACATATGACATCCATGGAAAGCCATTATCCTCCAAATATATAGGAGGAGTATTTTGTTGTAAAAACAACTTCCAATGCAAATTGAAAAAAGGGTTTCAAGCACCAAGGAGAAAGCTTGCTCTAAAATACAAAATAACATGGGTTGACTGGGACAAACATCAAATTCCTGTTAAATTCTATATATTAGATTCCACTGATCGAGTCATAATAAATGGTTCTGAAACTATCCATGATTGTctg ACTGAGTATACTATTCCAGAAAATAAAAGCAGCGACCTTGCCCATGTTCAGAAAGCAAGCATCCCTATGAAAAAAGGTGGTTATCTTATATACGGCACTGCTCATGCACATACTGGCGTTGTTAATGCAACACTATATGGACAG GATGGAAGGACATTATGTACATCAACACCAAGATACGGAACAGGAATTGAAGCGGGAAATGAGGAAGGATATGCTGTTGGAATGTCTGGATGTTATCCAAAACCAGGTTCAATCAAGATTAATGATGGGGAAATTGTGACAATGGAATCCAAATATAAAAATGAATTTCTCACTGGAGCTATGGGACATATGTACTTCTATTTGGCTGATCGACTACCACATACAACATAG